A single genomic interval of Labrus bergylta chromosome 18, fLabBer1.1, whole genome shotgun sequence harbors:
- the itgb1bp1 gene encoding integrin beta-1-binding protein 1, with amino-acid sequence MFRKVKKRHSSSSSQSSEISTKSKSVDSSLGGLSRSSTVASLDTDSTKSSGNSTSETCAEFRVKYVGAIEKLKFDMSRSLQEPLDLINYIDAAQQDGKLPFVPRDEEMILGVSKYGVKVASLDQCDVLHRHPLYLIVRMLCYDDGLGAGKNLLALKTTDAEQEECSIWVYQCSSSEHAQSICKVLSASFDCVLTSEKS; translated from the exons ATGTTCCGGAAAGTGAAAAAGCGCCACAGCAGTAGCAGCTCGCAAAGCAGTGAGATCAGCACCAAAAGCAAA TCGGTGGATTCCAGTTTGGGGGGGCTCTCCAGATCCAGCACCGTCGCCAGCCTTGACACTGACTCCACCAAGAGCTCAG GCAACAGCACCTCTGAGACATGCGCTGAGTTCCGGGTCAAATATGTCGGAGCCATTGAGAAGTTAAAGTTTGACATGAGCCGATCCCTGCAGGAGCCTCTGGACCTCATCAACTACATCGATGCAGCTCAG caagACGGAAAGCTGCCCTTCGTGCCCAGAGACGAGGAGATGATTCTGGGAGTGTCCAAGTACGGAGTGAAAGTGGCCTCTCTGGACCAGTGT GACGTGCTGCATCGCCACCCTCTCTACCTGATCGTGCGCATGCTGTGCTACGATGACGGCCTGGGTGCAGGGAAGAACCTCCTCGCTTTGAAAACCACCGACGCAGAGCAGGAGGAGTGCAGCATCTGGGTGTACCAGTGCAGCAGCTCA GAGCACGCTCAGTCCATCTGCAAGGTGCTGTCGGCTTCTTTTGACTGTGTTCTGACATCAGAAAAGTCCTGA
- the LOC109989080 gene encoding cleavage and polyadenylation specificity factor subunit 3: MCDAPRDHAPFHSFLFLSFFFKTKRHSYERIHFIIFREFNNEAVTHMAAKRKVEVIVPAEESDQLLIRPLGAGQEVGRSCIILEFKGRKIMLDCGIHPGLEGMDALPYIDLIDPAEIDLLLISHFHLDHCGALPWFLQKTSFKGRTFMTHATKAIYRWLLSDYVKVSNISADDMLYTETDLEESMDKIETINFHEVKEVAGIKFWCYHAGHVLGAAMFMIEIAGVKLLYTGDFSRQEDRHLMAAEIPSVKPDILIIESTYGTHIHEKREEREARFCNTVHDIVNREGRCLIPVFALGRAQELLLILDEYWQNHPELHDIPIYYASSLAKKCMAVYQTYVNAMNDKIRKAININNPFVFKHISNLKSMDHFDDIGPSVVMASPGMMQSGLSRELFESWCTDKRNGVIIAGYCVEGTLAKHIMSEPEEITTMSGQKLQLKMSVDYISFSAHTDYQQTSEFIRALKPPHVILVHGEQNEMARLKAALIREYEDNDQVHIEVHNPRNTEAVTLNFRGEKLAKVMGSLADKKCAQGQRVSGILVKKNFNYHILNPSDLSTYTELAMSTVKQSQAIPFTGPYSLLVCHLRNLTGDVEELDGTEKNTLKIFKNITLIHEVGMVMLEWIANPLNDMYADAVTTVVLEVQSNPKAQKVMETQSAIMDMDVFQTRLGVMLQDMFGEEFVDFSDGKNISLTVDGKTVIICLETRSVCYEDESTEDDSLREMVELAVQRLYDALNPVI; the protein is encoded by the exons ATGTGTGACGCTCCGAGAGACCACGCCCCCTTCcattcatttctctttctttcttttttttttaaaacaaaacggCACAGTTATGAGAGGattcattttattatatttcGGGAATTTAACAACGAAGCAGTAACGCACATGGCTGCGAAACGCAAAGTGGAGGTGATCGTCCCCGCAGAGGAAAGCGACCAGCTCCTGATTCGCCCGCT TGGTGCTGGTCAGGAGGTGGGGAGGTCATGCATCATACTGGAGTTCAAAGGAAGGAAAATCATG CTGGACTGTGGTATCCACCCTGGCTTGGAGGGAATGGACGCTCTTCCTTACATAGATTTGATCGACCCAGCGGAAATAGACCTGCTGCTCATCAGCCA TTTTCACTTGGATCACTGTGGAGCTCTGCCGTGGTTCCTCCAGAAGACCAGCTTTAAAGGCAGGACCTTCATGACCCACGCCACTAAGGCCATCTACCGCTGGCTGCTGTCAGACTACGTCAAAGTCAG caacatttcTGCGGATGACATGCTGTACACTGAGACTGACCTCGAGGAGAGCATGGACAAGATCGAGACCATCAACTTCCACGAGGTCAAGGAGGTCGCTGGGATCAAGTTCTGGTGTTACCATGCCGGTCATGTGCTGGGAGCTGCCATGTTCATGATAGAGATAGCTGGcgtcaag CTGCTGTACACTGGAGACTTTTCCCGACAAGAAGACAGGCATCTGATGGCAGCAGAGATCCCCAGTGTCAAACCTGACATCCTAATCATA GAGTCGACTTACGGCACCCACATCCATGAGAAGAGGGAGGAGCGTGAAGCTCGGTTCTGTAACACCGTCCATGACATCGTCAACAGAGAAGGCCGCTGCTTGATCCCCGTGTTCGCTTTGGGACGAGCCCAGGAGCTGCTGCTCATTCTGG ATGAGTACTGGCAGAACCACCCAGAGCTCCATGACATCCCCATCTACTACGCCTCATCCCTGGCCAAGAAGTGCATGGCCGTGTATCAGACCTACGTCAACGCAATGAACGACAAGATCCGCAAAGCAATCAACATCAACAACCCTTTTGTCTTCAAGCACATTAGCAACCTGAAG AGCATGGATCACTTCGACGACATCGGTCCCAGCGTGGTGATGGCGTCTCCGGGTATGATGCAGAGCGGGCTCTCCAGAGAGCTCTTCGAGAGCTGGTGCACCGATAAGAGGAACGGAGTCATCATTGCTGGATACTGCGTGGAGGGCACACTGGCCAAG CATATCATGTCGGAGCCGGAGGAGATCACCACCATGTCTGGACAGAAGCTGCAGCTGAAGATGTCTGTGGACTACATCTCCTTCTCTGCCCACACGGACTACCAGCAGACCAGCGAGTTCATCAGGGCGCTCAAACCACCTCATGTG atcctGGTCCACGGGGAGCAGAATGAGATGGCCCGTCTGAAGGCGGCGCTGATCAGGGAGTACGAAGACAACGATCAGGTTCACATCGAAGTCCACAACCCTCGAAACACAGAGGCCGTCACCCTCAACTTCAGAGGAGAGAAACTGGCCAAG gtgATGGGCTCTCTGGCTGATAAGAAGTGTGCTCAGGGACAGAGGGTTTCAGGCATACTTGTGAAGAAGAACTTCAACTACCACATCCTAAATCCTTCAGACCTTTCTA cgtaCACAGAGCTGGCCATGAGCACAGTCAAACAGTCCCAGGCCATCCCGTTCACCGGACCTTACTCACTGCTCGTCTGCCACCTGAGAAACCTCACAG GTGATGTGGAAGAGCTGGATGGAACCGAGAAGAACACTTTGAAgatctttaaaaacatcactCTGATCCACGAGGTCGGCATGGTGATGCTGGAG TGGATAGCGAACCCTCTCAATGACATGTATGCTGATGCAGTCACCACTGTAGTGCTGGAGGTCCAGTCCAACCCAAAGGCTCAGAAAG TTATGGAGACCCAGAGTGCCATCATGGACATGGACGTCTTCCAAACGCGATTGGGAGTCATGTTGCA GGACATGTTTGGAGAGGAGTTTGTGGATTTCAGTGACGGTAAAAACATATCTCTGACAGTAGACGGGAAGACAGTTATCATTTGCTTGGAAACGAGG TCGGTGTGCTACGAGGATGAGAGCACCGAGGACGACTCGCTGAGGGAGATGGTGGAGCTGGCAGTGCAGCGGCTCTATGATGCACTAAACCCCGTCATCTGA
- the LOC109989081 gene encoding uncharacterized protein has translation MCVQMKYRKNSDTCNSSCFMPPVRGRCEQTQCFLLLPPLNMAEVRQRFGRGAYDLVLKISNRHRLESQKKHSKTFMSSSSLSPGFLHEKNLKGELCGAQSAAERVTAGGSQDSYTTGFGNVDHVCEKENNAECSFHLGLKRCSLSNKACLQNIEGNCPQHKRSAVFKRSFCTFGTAPSKRGEFVFVRAYSGTRSEPLYKTKTGYYEILEVTSDATQAQIKTAYYKQSFVYHPDRNAGSDAATVRFSEISEAYTVLGNKALKKKYDRGLLSQSDLTASVRPSSSSRDTSGSAAKQQPGSRRHSVLDRDNRGGVFDFDRFFKEHYGEQLQRQKDVSARKEELLKRKHESIADKKLIGVTEVGLMLMLLMAVTLIVSLKRGH, from the coding sequence ATGTGTGTACAAATGAAGTACAGGAAGAACTCTGATACATGTAATAGTTCATGTTTCATGCCTCCTGTTAGGGGGCGCTGCGAGCAGACTCAATGCTTCCTTCTTCTTCCGCCTCTAAACATGGCGGAGGTCAGGCAGCGATTTGGTAGGGGTGCCTATGACTTGGTACTTAAAATAAGCAACAGACACCGCCTGGAAAGTCAGAAGAAACACAGCAAAACCTTTATGAGTTCTTCGTCTCTTTCGCCGGGATTCCTGCACGAAAAGAATCTAAAAGGCGAGTTGTGTGGAGCCCAAAGTGCCGCTGAGAGAGTGACCGCTGGAGGTTCACAGGACTCTTACACAACAGGGTTTGGTAATGTTGACCATGTTTGTGAAAAGGAAAACAACGCAGAATGCAGCTTTCATCTCGGACTCAAAAGGTGTTCGCTTTCTAACAAGGCCTGTCTTCAAAATATAGAAGGAAATTGTCCTCAACACAAACGCAGTGCCGTGTTTAAGAGGAGCTTCTGCACTTTCGGGACCGCTCCATCAAAGAGaggagagtttgtgtttgtccgAGCATACAGCGGGACCCGCTCCGAGCCCctttacaaaaccaaaacaggCTATTACGAAATCCTGGAGGTGACATCTGACGCCACTCAAGCCCAGATAAAAACAGCCTACTACAAGCAGTCCTTCGTCTACCATCCGGACAGAAACGCCGGCAGCGACGCAGCTACTGTCCGCTTCTCTGAGATCAGCGAGGCCTACACCGTGTTAGGAAACAAGGCTCTGAAGAAGAAGTACGACCGGGGTCTCCTGAGTCAGTCAGACCTCACCGCGTCGGTCagaccctcctcctccagccggGACACCTCCGGGAGCGCCGCGAAACAGCAACCCGGGAGCCGGCGGCACTCCGTGTTGGACCGAGACAACCGAGGGGGCGTCTTTGATTTCGACCGGTTTTTCAAGGAGCACTACGGCgagcagctgcagagacagaaggACGTCAGCGCCCGCAAAGAGGAGCTGCTGAAGAGGAAGCATGAGTCGATTGCGGATAAGAAGTTGATCGGGGTCACGGAGGTGGGACTGATGCTGATGCTGTTGATGGCCGTGACTTTAATCGTCAGTTTGAAACGGGGTCactga